Proteins encoded in a region of the Carassius auratus strain Wakin chromosome 21, ASM336829v1, whole genome shotgun sequence genome:
- the LOC113039078 gene encoding gastrula zinc finger protein XlCGF52.1-like, which yields MEFEEETCRIKDKDTEEQTDSVEANEDKQHQFQKPYHFINEDENATVLQSEKNFTQKQTGTTAVKGSFTCSQCGKSFKLKSKLQIHLRVHTGERPYACTQCEKSFGSKASLNEHMRAHSAEKPFTCTQCGKSYKHKSNHKIHLRVHTGERPYACTQCEKSFGSKASLNIHMRAHSAEKPFTCTQCGKSYKHKSKLQMHMRVHTGQTLYTCTQCGKSFVVKGYLNEHMRIHTGEKPFTCTQCGKSFVSKHILRKHQLSHTGVKSFSCDQCDKTFASAWSMRQHLNSHAGVKPYICSDCGKSFTLLTTLQHHRLIHTGVRSHMCFDCGKTFLTSSSLKKHQWIHTGEKPYKCSLCGKSFTRFEGWKIHERVHTGEKPYQCSSCGKSFATSSTLRTHKKKHCPKLSK from the coding sequence aCTCCGTGGAAGCGAATGAAGACAAACAGCATCAGTTTCAAAAACCTTATCATTTCATAAACGAAGATGAAAATGCCACCGTTTTACAGTCTGAAAAgaatttcacacaaaaacaaactggAACAACTGCAGTCAAAGGATCTTtcacctgctctcagtgtggaaagagtttcaaacTTAAATCAAAACTACAAATACAcctgagagttcacactggagagaggccTTATGCATGCactcagtgtgaaaagagttttGGTAGTAAAGCAAGCCTAAATGAGCACATGCGAGCTCACAGTGCAGAAAAACCCTTCacatgcactcagtgtggaaagagttacaAACATAAATCAAATCACAAAATACAcctgagagttcacactggagagaggccTTATGCATGCactcagtgtgaaaagagttttGGTAGTAAAGCAAGCCTAAATATACACATGCGAGCTCACAGTGCAGAAAAACCCTTCACATGCACTCAGTGCGGAAAGAGTTACAAACATAAATCAAAACTACAAAtgcacatgagagttcacactggacaGACGCTTTATacatgcactcagtgtggaaagagttttgttGTTAAAGGATACCTAAATgagcacatgagaattcacactggagaaaaacccttCACATGCACTCAGTGCGGAAAGAGTTTTGTATCCAAACATATTCTGAGAAAACATCAGCTCTCTCACACTGGAGTGAAATCATTCAGCTGTGATCAGTGTGATAAAACATTTGCTTCTGCGTGGAGCATGAGACAACATCTTAATAGTCATGCTGGTGTGAAGCCTTACATTTGCTCTgattgtggaaagagttttacactaCTAACAACTTTACAACATCACCGGCTTATTCATACTGGAGTGAGATCTCATATGTGCTTTGACTGTGGAAAGACATTTCTTACATCTagtagtttaaaaaaacaccagtggattcacactggagagaaaccgtacaagtGCTCGctctgtggaaagagtttcactcgCTTCGAAGGCTGGAAAATTCACgagagagttcatactggagagaagccCTACCAGTGCTCTTCATGTGGGAAGAGTTTTGCCACATCATCTACTCTACGGACTCATAAGAAAAAGCATTGCCCAAAGTTGTCTAAGTGA